A genomic segment from Gossypium hirsutum isolate 1008001.06 chromosome D04, Gossypium_hirsutum_v2.1, whole genome shotgun sequence encodes:
- the LOC107898487 gene encoding flap endonuclease 1: MAEGAERKEHMGIKGLTKLLADNAPKAMKEQKLESYFGRNITIDASMSIYQFLIVVDHMGTEMLTNEAGEVTSHLQGMFTRTIRLLKAGLKPVLQI; the protein is encoded by the exons ATGGCTGAGGGTGCTGAACGGAAAGAGCATATGGGTATTAAG GGTTTAACGAAGCTTCTAGCAGACAATGCGCCAAAGGCCATGAAGGAACAGAAATTAGAGAGCTATTTCGGCCGCAATATTACCATCGACGCCAGCATGAGCATTTACCAATTTCTC ATTGTGGTGGATCATATGGGGACTGAAATGCTCACCAATGAAGCTGGTGAAGTTACCag CCATTTGCAAGGCATGTTTACTAGGACAATTCGGCTTCTTAAAGCTGGGCTTAAACCTGT CCTCCAGATTTGA